GGCGATCAGCGGGTCGATCCCGTGCTCGGCGAGGACGGTCCGGGCCGAGGCGGGCAGGCCGGCGTCGGTGACCACCACCTGCGCTTCGGACAGCTCCGCCATCGACGAGATGCCGACCGTTCCCCACTTGGTGTGGTCGGCCAGCACCACCAGCCGGGCAGCCGCCGAGATCAGCGCGCGGTTGGTGTCTGATTCCATCAGGTTGGGGGTGGTGTAGCCGGCCCGCTCGCTCATTCCGTGCACCCCGAGGAAGAGCAGATCGACGTGCAGGGTACGGATCGCGGCGACCGCCGCCGGGCCGACCAGCGCATCCGAGGGGGTACGGACCCCGCCGGTGAGGATGACCGTCTGGTCGCCGCGTCCGCCCCGGTAGAACACGTCGGCGGCCGGCACCGAGTTGGTGACGACGGTCAGTCCGGCCACGTCGACGAGCCGGCGAGCGAGTTCGACGGTCGTGGTGCCGGCCGACAGCGCCACCGCCATGCCGGGGGTGACCAGCGTGGCCGCTCGGGCGGCGATCGCCTCCTTTTCGGCGCGCTGCCGGGCCGACTTCGCCGCGAACCCGGGTTCGTCGGTCGAGCCGGAGTCGAGCAGGGTCG
The sequence above is a segment of the Solwaraspora sp. WMMD406 genome. Coding sequences within it:
- a CDS encoding DeoR/GlpR family DNA-binding transcription regulator, which produces MLAPQRQSAILDRVRATGGVRVSDLAVEFGVSDMTIRRDLDALADRGLLAKVHGGATLLDSGSTDEPGFAAKSARQRAEKEAIAARAATLVTPGMAVALSAGTTTVELARRLVDVAGLTVVTNSVPAADVFYRGGRGDQTVILTGGVRTPSDALVGPAAVAAIRTLHVDLLFLGVHGMSERAGYTTPNLMESDTNRALISAAARLVVLADHTKWGTVGISSMAELSEAQVVVTDAGLPASARTVLAEHGIDPLIADQRHR